The sequence CATCGTGCTGAACGCGCTTGTTACCATGGACacatgaaagaaaaatatattttagttaaataaaaaataaaaaacgactgTATTTGATGCTGTCCGAACAAACCGAGGTCTCACAAGTTTAAAAACGCCCTTTTTAAACGCGTCTTCACGGCACATGCGAAGATGCGAAGCTTCCTCCCGCGGAAACGGAAAGAAACTTCATTTCCTGCGCAACGAAGGAAATTTCGCATATTACGTaagaattattatttaactAGTTGTAATGTGGACCATTCGTGGATGAATAAGCAACATTAAGGTCGGCCGTGCACTTAATTATAACAAATGAAATCATTCCGTGTAGTTTATAATAGCATAATTAGACCCAACTGCTAAATTATTCTTAGCTAATAAAATTGCTTCATTAAATCGCAACACTTGTTCTAAGCTTTTAGAAAATGTAAACAGAAGTTTTACAAATAACAGATTCGTTTCAAAAGGAACAAATATTATCTACCTTTCTCTCTCACACACACGATCAGACGAAGGGCTTTGTTATAAGAGATTTAAATATAAATGAACTTAGGTTTTATCAATGTCTGATTAAACTGAAGCTTTGTCTTAATCCAATTCCTACCAAATTCCTTATGATATATGAATAAGAATTGGTTTTACAATAAAACTCTGCATGCCTATAGTTCTTTATCTTTAATATATGTATCTATTTCCCTATAATATTAACTGTATTTTCTCTGTCTGGTCCGCAAGAAAAGTGTCGTGCAAGGGTCACATGAAATAGCGTCTAATTTAAAGACGGACGACCCTGTGGAttctccacgggctaacgactagtttttatatattacttGATGTAAAAACATCACGGTGTTGGTCTGAAAAAATGCAACAAACGACCATGAAAAATATGTGTATCTTTTATAATGATGATACAGCATCTGTATCCAACTTTTTCCCCTTGgcaatggtttaaacttttcaactaaagCAGAATTGTTTGAGCAACTCCACAAAGCATTGAGGGTATGGAAAGGGATAAGCTTGTCCGGTTTATAGTGTAGCGTACAAGTATTTTTTGGAGTTGAGGGTTCGTTGAGTGTTTGTGCAGTGGATCAAGTTTCTTTCGTCAACATTAGCAACaattaaagttttgtttacacGGCTCATAAAATTATGAATTTATGAGTAGAATAGTTTTACATCTTGAGCTATCGATTAGCTTAGAAATGCTCGGACATTTTAGAGAGGGACCTTTAAATCTTTTTCCAGCTGAATAGAGTGTAATGTTCTCtcttaattttatttcaataatttaATCTTATCTTAGAGAATCATCCCTGTTTCGTGAAATAAATATACGTTTGAGTTTTATTTGTTtcctgaatatttaaataatttgtcgTTTAACCAATAGATAATATACTTTTGCGCACTGGAGTATTACATTTATTTCAAATcgatttgttaattttattcaaACGACGGGAATAAAATGGAGAACATAAAGAAAGTTCTTAAAACTTATTGTTATGCACATCAttaagttattgtttttttgttaataattgcGTTAAAATAGGGAAAGAGTTAAAATCGAcaacaaattcaaaaactaatttaacTGCAGACAATAAAATCCTCTCTGCTCAGCAGCAAACATAAGAATAGGATTCATATCTTAGTTGAGCGGTTCTTGTTCTTTATGGTTCGATAATGGTATCAATAGAgactgaagaggctatcttgTGAAAAGGATTGTGACAAATACCATATGGTTAATTTATTCAAGCTTAAAACgataaaaacgataaaaacgcATCGGTAAATTAAAGTCATTGCTCAAACTCAAATTGGATTCATtactttattcaaaatacacaaCCTAACAAGCTATGTGAACGCCATTATTAAAACTcgattttgaaaaacaaacaagaacagTTTGAACAAGATAGCTGACCAGCTATGAAGCTGTGGAACGGAGATTCTGAAATACAACTGTTATTTCGCTTATCTGCCACGGTCAAAACGTAACCCAGGCTACTTCGTCGTTcttagcttttttttttttctttttcagtttgCAATATTAGCAAAGCTTTCTTGACCGACGTTCCAATTTTGAAAAGTCCTGCGAACACGGCGGATTCCTACAACAGTGACTTTGGGCGAACCGCGCCAGCACGCATATCAAGAAAGCGAAAAACCTAGGGGAATAAATTGCTGGGAATTTTAAGAACTGGGTGCTAGTTTTGCTTATGCCAGATTAGGGGCTTGCATTAACAATTATAATACATTCCCGCGTTACCTCTAGGTTGAAACGAATCATAAAATGCGTTCTGTAAAATATTAACTGTTATAGGTTTTCTGCATAATTAGTTCgccttatgtttttttttaaactagtcgttagcccgtggaaaaatccacgggttcgcccgtcgcagctaagctaccattttgcgtgacagacagacagacggacggacagacgtatacgggcattataatatagaagtcgttagaccgtggaaaaatccacgggttcgcccgtcctttatatatcacatttcgtgtttccgttacgggacgcggtaacccttttgaacagacagactgCTTCGTCGTTTATTTCTAATGGATCCACAGTTCTTAGTTTGGTGAATGGGGTGGCTTTCAAGAACCGATTGTTCATATATTTTGATACCCTTAGTTCTGTTAAAATATATGTTTCCTTGTTTTTCACTTGCCCACATTGTTCATTATAAAACGTGATTGGCAGTTTTTCGCTTGTTTCGTCAATAAGAATGGCATTGCGATATGACATATTTTTTCCATTCTTGTCTGTCAGCGCCTTAGTTTCACTCAGTTCATATAGATATGCTTTTGTGTTTACGATTTCATACAGCATCGATTCATTAAGAATTGCTGGAATAGTTTTGAGAACAACTTCAGGGGTCTGCAGTTCAAAAGATGGAGCAAGCTTTTTCACAGATGAAAAATCTGTTATAATGATGTCATTAGTGTCGCtccttttgtatttttttatttcacatccAGTGAGATCTTTGTGAACTTCTGATACCAGTTTATGTTTTTCAGGGGAAAAACAAACTGTTCGTTCCATTTTGTCCTCTGTGTTTAGAAGGAAATCAAAGTATTTCACCTTTGGATTGTTTTTAGCAGTTTTAATTGGTGATACATTCGTAACATACCCAACAATAGAATTatctgaaaaaacaaaatctatAAATTCTATCTATAAATTCCTGCCAAATATAAGAATACTGACACtgacatttatatttttatataagattAAAGTTTATGACCTAAATTATGTAGTTTGTTTTCTTAACACTTTACAAATGCTTAAACGGATCCTTTAAAATGGTAAAGAAAGATATCTTACCAAGACGTTTTTTTGGTGTTTTCTGTTCTGACGACatctataaataaataaaatagacataaatatataaatataatgtaaATGAAGTCCCTGATTTtggaataaatacaataaatttaaacaaaaagataTTAGACATATTGTATCAAGCTACCAATGTTTGATTTGCACAGAAATTGCACAATGATCTGAGTAATATACAGGTATAATAGCAACAGACAAATTTTCAATATTGTGAAATTCATTATTTACATATACATGATCTATAAGACCACCAAGTATATGCGTTGGCTCGGTGACCAAAAGTTTGTAATTTAATTCATTCATCCTAGTAAGAACAGGTGGAAGTATGTCACAGAGTGCATTTGAATTAAAATCTCCTAACACAAAATCTGGTTTATGAAGTTCTACAAGATTTGAAACATAATCTGCAAAACGCTGTGGGTGGCAATTGTtacttttataaaacaaaattagtGAGATAAAATGGTCACTGGTTGAAAAAAACTCGAGATATAGAGCACTTTGCAATCGCAAAATATTACATtgaagatattgttttttaagaaaagctaAGCTTTTAAATCGATCTGTATTGTTATGCAAAAATAAGTCATGCTCTAAAAAATGCTCTTGCAAGGTTGGATGAAGTGAATTATCTAACAACTGTGTCTCAGTTAGGCATACAACATCTGCATTAGTTAGTCGAATGTCGTGACTTAAGTCAAGAGCATgtttggacagtgacctaatGTTTAGCAATGCAAATTGAAAGGTGTCTGCAAGAGGTTGTATTTTGTCAATTGACAAAGCAGATTCAGTTTTTAGTCTGGTGTATTCTTCTGAAACCTTAGGATCAGCTCTGCATGCTTCTAATGTTGGTATACCCTCAATGTGAATATGGGCCAATTTTTTTACTCTGCTCAAAGCTACATAGATCTGACCgaagttaaaagttttttgttttaataacttGAATGAAACCACTACATTAGGTAAAGTTAAACCTTGCACTTTATGTACAGTACAACCCCATGCTAACATGATAGGAAATTGTGTTCTAGAAATTGCAGGGCTGGACACTGATGACATTGAAACTGGGATACTGGCTTGTATTCTTTTAATTGGGACTGTATGAGTTTCAAATGCATACtggttagatcgcatttttagtATTCCAGCTTGATGGTcattaaatttgacaaaaatagtTTGGATGGTTCCATCATTGTTATATTGTATATCACGAACAAGACCAATTTGACCATTGATAAGTCGATCATCGATATCAATATTATTAGTTAGCATTATCAAAGCATTTCTCTTTATAATTAATGACTTACATAGTCCATTTGTCTGACTTACATTTCTGTCCAAAGCTCGATTGATTTTTGATATTGATACATTTTTAGGAAATTTGTCAAGGGAATTAATGACAATGTTTTCACCTTCTAATTTACTAAGTTTTGACAAATTCAGTTGGTCTTTTAAACTATTTTCTGCAAATAAATATATCGAGTCAACTGGTATGTTTTTTGCAATTCGTGAATTAAGAAGTAACAAATCTTTGTCACCTACTTCTCCAATGcgtacattatttagaagttttatgaaACTATCATCTCCTTGCTGTCTCATAATTTCAGATAGCTCATACAGTTTAAATGATTTCCATGGATGACAAATATTAAGAAAGTCATGTTTAAATGGAGTGAATATCTTAGCCTCTTGAACCGGAGGAAGTTGGTATAGATCACCTACAGCCAATATGGTCTTATTCGCAAATGGGTTATCAAGACTCATCTGGAATATCTCGCACAGTCTTTTGTGTATATGatataatttaacatttgaaacCATGGAGATTTCATCAATTATAACAACATTAAGATGCGAATATTTGTCTCTAAATTTGCAACAAAGGTTGTCACTCAAATTGTGTAAATTCAAAGATTTTGATTTAGGAATTCCAAAACCAGAGTTGATGGTGGTTCCATCTATGTTAATAGCTGCAACACCTGTAGGTGCTACTTTTAATACCTTGCATTTTTCAGGTGTACCTGAATATAAGTTAAACAGCTTTAATAAAGATTGATAAATAGTATTTATTAGGTAAGATTTTCCTACACCTGCACCACCAGTAACGAAAACTTGAAGAGGTTCTACCCTTCTGAAAGAATTACAATTTTGCTGCTTTACTTTGTTATTTGCCCATTcatacaaaaaatcaaaaaataagcgCTGTTGTTGATTTAATGACCGTATATTCTGCCTTAAGGTATCATCACTTATTAAATTATTAGAACTGATAGAATTATTAGAAACTGAATTAAACAAAACTGGCTGTTGATAGACTTCCTGTAAATTCAACTGATCAGTTTGTTCAGTTACAATTGTATCTTCAATCATTACATTATTAGATGCACTCATCCTCATATATGCAGCATTTACATCATCAGAAAAAGGTTCAAAAATACTTCTATTTACATTCACAACATCTAAGACTCCATGTTGTAACAGTTTTTCACAGTAACTATTATTAATAAGCAATTCTGTTTCTGAACGAAAGGGGAGAAACAAGAACAACAGATAATGAGCATGCCTTTCGGGGAACAAATCATTGTTTGGGATTGAATAACGCAAAATTTGTCTAACTTTCCTGCAAACTAACTTTTCCTTGCATGACATTAATGGTATAATACTGGGAAAATTACAGCCAGCTTGAGAATTCTCTGAAATATCTGCTGTAAGTATAACAGGTTGAAAATCACATAAAAACTCAttatcaattttatcatttttgacaCAATAATGAGATAAAAACATAGCAAGACACATATCATCAACAGATGCATAACTTCCTGAACAAAAGTTACTATCAGGTCTATCCATGTAACGATCGATCATATTTTTTGCATATATATCAGTGCTTTCTGAATCAAGTTCATTTAACAATGCCTTTGGTTTGCATAATCTGATTCGTTCTGTTGGAATATTAGTATTAACAAAAATTGTTCTTGGAAAGCATTTTCGTAACCAAAGTTCTGGTAAACTAAACACTACAGCCTCTTGCAAGGACATTTGTCTTCATGTGGCATAAGCAGATGCCAATTTGTACATAGCTTCCCTGGTACGCAGTTTCATTGATTGTATCTCCTTACTTGCTTGAATAAGAGCCTGAGATGATTCAGACTCTGATTTCGAAAAGTATGAACACATATATGATACCGCTTTATAGTAATTGAACACTGGTTGTATGTCCATATTAGCCTGCCAAGCTTTTAAAATATAAGGGTTATAGTTGTTAATGAAGCAAGAATCTGGAGGACGCTTTAAGTGTATTTCATAATCTGTTGAACTTGAAATTGACAAAGCGTGATAGTAATCTTTTTCTACTATATTTAATTCATTAAGGATGTCACTTATACTTATGGAATCACCCTTGTAACCTTGCTTGCTGGGATCTAAATACTCATTTATATACGTCTTTACCCTGCTTAATATATTATTTCGCTCTGTCAAATCATTAAATTGTTCCTCAgttgtttttttacttgaaaCTGGACATGCTACAATAGTCCTTTGAGTAAAAAACCTGCCAAAATTATACCTACATGGTGTGTTTTTGTATTTGCGACAAGATTTTGAATGTTTGTGAGTCTGGTATTTTTTCACTAAATTGTATAACTCATTCTTTTCTCGTGGTAGGTAAGCATGGGTTGTAAAGTCTAAAAAATTAATGTAGTTAGAAATATTGCTCTCTGTCAGTGTAGGCGCATCTTTAACCCAAATGAAGGAATGAGTATGTTGAGTTCCACGAAATTGAAATTCCACACGTATAGCATAATATAAAATTTCCCCTAAAAGATTTGTTCTCAATAGTACATTTCGAAAAAGTAGTTCAACTCTATATTGAAGATGCCTTGCAACTAATACAGGGTTTTTGTTAAGTATTTCGCATCTTTCAAAGTAAGTCAAGTTGCTTATAGCTTCCCCAGAAAGGGGATTCATATCAAGTTTAGAAATGATGCTGACAAGCTCGTCCCATTGTAAATCGGCACAAGACAAAGTGAGAAAAAATGTGGGACAACCAAGTTGTTGAATCATGGCCAAGACTTCAAGTTGAAATCTTTTCCAATAGGCAGGTGTACCTTTTATCTGATTCATGAAAACAAAAGCTTTGTTTGTTGAAACTAGTGATTGTATAGTTTCAGAATATCCTTGTTGTAACATACCTGCCGTTACATTGGCAGAACTCTTGCGCATTGCAATGGAAATCTGATTGTTAAAACTTAGTTGTTGCAAAACGAATTGAACAAAGAAAATGTAATCTGATGAAGATGCAAATGTTTGCTTATAGTGTAAATACTTTACTGGTGAAAGTTTTACATCTCTTTCTACTTTATATCCGAATTCacccaaactaaaaagaataggGAAGGAAAGCTCTTCACAATATTGATCATTTAAAATACTTGTTGGCACTTGTCCTTCACCAGGTGCAATCTCAAATATTTCAGTTGTAAGATGTTCTGGAATAATACACATTTCCCCTGCTTGTTGGCGAAAAGAATCCAACGGATTAGAATCAGTCTCTAAATTATCATTGACAGTACTACTATCTAATTCAATGCATATTTCTTCATCAACATGTAAATTAAGCAATTCTTCAGAAATGTTTGCTACATTGATATGTACATCACTATACAATTTGTTGTTTAATTTCAAATAAGTTAAAGCCTCTCCAACTTTCGCAGGCGAAACAGGCTCATAATAGACATGGCCATtaaattgcaatttttttttcaatttaactaAGAGTATACCAGAAGAATCAATATTCCTAGGAAGTGAATTGCAGGTGTTGTCAACGTCAACAGGAATATTACAAATAGCACCTTTAACTTTTGGCATTTTACCCTTTGACATTATTGCAATTTTCTTGAACAAAATTCTCTTCGATATAAGCACTGCCTCTAACTTATTTAAGCATTTAAGTTCATTCGGAATATCATTGACATATAATTTATTAGCCATCGCTTGACAAGGAACTTTACCGTTTTTCACCTTTTGTTTACATGTATTACAAATATACAATAAGCCATTTTCTATTTGaatattcttatatattttgttacCTATTTCACTGCATTTTAAAGG is a genomic window of Hydractinia symbiolongicarpus strain clone_291-10 chromosome 14, HSymV2.1, whole genome shotgun sequence containing:
- the LOC130625974 gene encoding uncharacterized protein LOC130625974, with translation MLEMSECGTSVEVDTGLTYTIIKCTKGSFHQGHEKFSYTRGIQCTCISLYASLFSFFKHVSRWTKNDINCVLEKGDNLYKLQNTTQFLTCTELPRTVSLEGVNMDVNFDHNCFGFFVTSSATSINELISNLRSNLNNKTRIIFIINGVAVSILKCNRHYYIIDSHSRDANGRPCPDGTAVVLKFINLFEVAKYISKMSSEQKTPKKRLDNSIVGYVTNVSPIKTAKNNPKVKYFDFLLNTEDKMERTVCFSPEKHKLVSEVHKDLTGCEIKKYKRSDTNDIIITDFSSVKKLAPSFELQTPEVVLKTIPAILNESMLYEIVNTKAYLYELSETKALTDKNGKNMSYRNAILIDETSEKLPITFYNEQCGQVKNKETYILTELRVSKYMNNRFLKATPFTKLRTVDPLEINDEAVCLFKRVTASRNGNTKCDI